The Halomonas denitrificans genome window below encodes:
- a CDS encoding acetylglutamate kinase — protein MSDAHPIVRSTVVELLGQLGSSREARQYLEQFSRVNETRFAVIKVGGGILADQLDDLVAALAFLHRLGLYPIVLHGAGRQLDDALAEAGIESQKHDGLRVTTEEVMAVARPVIYRENAKLVDALERHGVRARGLLHGVFECDFADREKLGLVGQVQSVDLDSIRGSVSAGALPVVACLGETRAGQVMNINADIATRELVWALKPYKIIFLTPTGGLLDEDQRVISAISLTNDFESLIRQDWVHSGMQLKLQQIRDMLEPLSPSASVSITSAGKLTRELFTHTGAGTLVRKGEAIEWFDAIPGARREGFERLLVGSFDRELRPDWLEGRKQLGVFLAESGRAAALVLEGHDGVPYLDKIVVTPEARGEGLGAALWQALRARCPAMYWRARANNPIAGWYFQQADTCDRRGGWVVYTIGIESPEQRAALVDDAAGRDSGWVENASVC, from the coding sequence ATGAGCGACGCGCATCCTATCGTCCGGTCCACCGTCGTCGAACTGCTCGGCCAGCTCGGCTCCTCGCGCGAGGCGCGGCAATATCTCGAGCAGTTCTCGCGCGTCAACGAGACGCGGTTCGCCGTGATCAAGGTCGGCGGCGGCATCCTGGCCGATCAGCTCGATGACCTGGTTGCCGCGCTGGCCTTTCTTCATCGTCTGGGCCTGTACCCGATCGTGCTCCACGGCGCCGGGCGACAGCTCGACGATGCGCTGGCCGAGGCGGGCATCGAATCGCAGAAGCACGACGGCCTCCGGGTGACCACGGAGGAGGTCATGGCCGTGGCGCGGCCGGTGATCTACCGCGAGAACGCGAAGCTGGTCGACGCGCTGGAGCGCCATGGCGTGCGCGCACGCGGGCTGCTGCACGGCGTGTTCGAATGCGATTTCGCCGATCGCGAGAAGCTCGGCCTGGTCGGCCAGGTGCAATCGGTGGACCTCGATTCGATCCGCGGCTCGGTGTCGGCCGGCGCGCTGCCCGTTGTGGCCTGCCTTGGCGAGACCCGCGCCGGCCAGGTCATGAACATCAACGCCGACATCGCCACGCGGGAACTGGTCTGGGCGCTCAAGCCGTACAAGATCATCTTCCTGACCCCCACCGGCGGCCTGCTCGACGAGGACCAGCGGGTCATTTCCGCGATCAGCCTGACGAACGATTTCGAATCGCTGATTCGCCAGGATTGGGTCCACTCGGGCATGCAGTTGAAGCTGCAGCAGATCCGCGACATGCTCGAGCCGCTGTCGCCGTCGGCCTCCGTGTCGATCACCTCGGCCGGCAAGCTGACCCGCGAGCTGTTCACCCACACCGGTGCCGGCACGCTGGTCCGCAAGGGCGAAGCGATCGAATGGTTCGACGCGATCCCGGGCGCCCGTCGCGAGGGCTTCGAGCGGTTGCTGGTAGGCAGCTTCGACCGCGAACTGCGGCCGGACTGGCTCGAAGGCCGCAAGCAGCTCGGGGTGTTCCTGGCCGAGAGTGGCCGTGCCGCGGCGCTGGTTCTCGAAGGGCACGACGGCGTGCCCTACCTCGACAAGATCGTGGTCACCCCGGAAGCGCGCGGCGAAGGCCTGGGTGCCGCGCTCTGGCAGGCGCTTCGCGCGCGCTGCCCGGCCATGTACTGGCGCGCCCGGGCCAACAATCCGATCGCCGGCTGGTACTTTCAACAGGCCGACACCTGCGATCGCCGCGGCGGCTGGGTCGTCTACACGATCGGCATCGAATCGCCGGAGCAGCGAGCGGCCCTCGTCGACGACGCCGCCGGCCGCGACTCGGGCTGGGTCGAGAACGCCAGTGTGTGCTGA
- a CDS encoding N-acetylornithine carbamoyltransferase encodes MKQFLTTEDHSREELQSLIDVADEIRRQPVRGDLAGRTIALLFLNPSLRTRSSFEIGAYQLGAHAVVLEPGKGAWGIEFEPGVVMDGAAEEHIAEVAGVLSRYCDALAIRAFPQFRDWSVDREDRVIRALAAHATVPVINMETIVHPCQELALMRAVQDHLDEPDGKKFVLTWTYHPRPLNTAVANSALLIATKFGMDVTLLIPEDAYRLDPRYMDAAEAQSAASGGAFRVTTDIDDAYTGADFVYAKSWGCLPLYGRPDEQSALNAKYRHFIVDEAKMAKTANARFSHCLPLRRNVKATDGVMDADYCVAIDEAENRLHVQKALMLKLMGG; translated from the coding sequence ATGAAGCAATTCCTGACCACCGAAGACCACTCACGCGAAGAGCTGCAGTCGTTGATCGACGTGGCCGACGAGATCCGCCGGCAGCCGGTTCGAGGCGACCTGGCCGGCAGGACGATCGCGTTGCTGTTCCTCAACCCCTCGCTGCGGACCCGTTCGTCCTTCGAGATCGGCGCCTACCAGCTCGGCGCGCACGCGGTCGTCCTCGAACCGGGCAAGGGGGCCTGGGGCATCGAATTCGAACCCGGTGTGGTCATGGACGGGGCGGCCGAGGAGCACATCGCGGAAGTCGCCGGCGTGCTGTCGCGCTATTGCGATGCGCTCGCCATTCGCGCCTTCCCGCAGTTCCGCGACTGGTCGGTGGACCGCGAGGACCGGGTGATCCGCGCGCTCGCCGCGCACGCAACGGTACCGGTCATCAACATGGAAACGATCGTCCACCCGTGCCAGGAGCTGGCCTTGATGCGAGCGGTGCAGGATCACCTCGACGAACCGGATGGAAAGAAGTTCGTGCTGACCTGGACCTACCATCCGCGGCCCCTGAATACGGCGGTGGCGAATTCCGCCCTGCTGATCGCGACCAAGTTCGGCATGGATGTCACGCTGCTGATTCCCGAAGACGCCTACCGCCTCGATCCGCGCTACATGGACGCGGCCGAGGCGCAGTCCGCCGCATCGGGCGGAGCCTTTCGCGTGACCACCGACATCGACGACGCCTACACCGGCGCGGACTTCGTCTATGCGAAGAGCTGGGGCTGCCTGCCGCTCTACGGACGGCCGGACGAGCAGTCGGCGCTGAACGCGAAGTACAGGCACTTCATCGTCGACGAGGCCAAGATGGCGAAGACCGCCAACGCCCGCTTCAGCCATTGCCTGCCGCTGCGCCGCAACGTCAAGGCCACCGATGGGGTGATGGATGCCGATTACTGCGTGGCCATCGACGAGGCCGAGAACCGGCTGCATGTGCAGAAGGCGTTGATGCTGAAGTTGATGGGAGGTTGA
- a CDS encoding argininosuccinate synthase, which produces MNKQSIILAFSGGLDTSYCVLALKNQGYEVHTAFVDTGGVSAEHRRWIADRARSLGAAEHHELDAGPALWDQFVVPLLWSGARMLGQYPMLCSDRYVIVERCLELADRLGTKRFAHGCTGMGNDQLRFDQSVRSLGDYLIHAPIRELQRETSNVRAHELELMAEAGVEVPASSSKYSINENLLGVTLSGQEIDRFEAPADDTRVWCRPRAEWPEGQQEWTLGFDAGRAVTLNGETLDGPVMLERLNRELGAWGVGRHLYTGDVSIGLKGRIVFECPGIDGLMAAHRALSESVQTKLQNQFAHTIAARWAELVYTGFFFEPHKADLEAYLESANRFVTGEVRLATEGGSLLAVAVDSPYTLADPDAVYAQSASWTPEEAEGFVKLVGQSSTLAAKVRSK; this is translated from the coding sequence ATGAACAAGCAATCGATCATCCTCGCCTTCTCCGGCGGCCTCGACACCAGCTACTGCGTGCTGGCGCTGAAGAACCAGGGCTACGAGGTTCACACGGCCTTCGTCGATACCGGCGGCGTGTCTGCCGAGCACAGGCGATGGATTGCCGATCGTGCGCGATCGCTGGGCGCGGCCGAGCACCACGAGCTCGACGCGGGACCGGCGCTGTGGGATCAGTTCGTGGTTCCGCTGTTGTGGAGCGGGGCACGGATGCTCGGCCAGTATCCGATGCTGTGCTCGGACCGCTACGTAATCGTCGAGCGCTGCCTGGAGCTGGCCGACCGGCTGGGCACGAAGCGTTTCGCCCACGGCTGCACCGGCATGGGCAACGACCAGCTGCGCTTCGACCAGTCGGTGCGCAGCCTCGGCGACTACCTCATCCATGCGCCGATCCGAGAGCTGCAGCGGGAAACCTCGAACGTACGTGCCCATGAACTCGAGCTCATGGCCGAAGCCGGCGTCGAGGTGCCTGCCTCGTCTTCGAAGTACTCGATCAACGAGAACCTGCTGGGCGTGACGCTTTCCGGCCAGGAGATCGATCGCTTCGAGGCGCCGGCCGACGACACGCGGGTGTGGTGTCGCCCGCGCGCCGAATGGCCGGAGGGACAGCAGGAGTGGACGCTGGGCTTCGACGCCGGCCGCGCCGTCACGCTGAACGGCGAGACGCTGGACGGGCCGGTCATGCTGGAGCGCCTGAACCGCGAACTCGGCGCCTGGGGCGTCGGTCGTCATCTCTATACGGGCGATGTATCGATCGGCTTGAAGGGCCGGATCGTGTTCGAGTGCCCCGGCATCGATGGGCTGATGGCGGCGCACAGGGCGCTGAGCGAAAGCGTCCAGACCAAGCTGCAGAACCAGTTCGCACACACGATCGCCGCGCGCTGGGCCGAGCTGGTCTACACCGGGTTCTTCTTCGAGCCGCACAAGGCCGATCTCGAGGCCTACCTGGAATCGGCCAATCGCTTCGTGACAGGTGAAGTCCGGCTGGCCACTGAAGGCGGCAGCCTGCTGGCGGTGGCGGTCGATTCGCCCTACACGCTGGCCGATCCGGATGCGGTCTATGCGCAGTCGGCGAGCTGGACACCGGAGGAGGCCGAGGGCTTCGTCAAGCTGGTCGGGCAGTCCTCGACGCTGGCGGCCAAGGTCCGGTCGAAATGA
- a CDS encoding acetylornithine deacetylase translates to MTVGYGSSGIGNRSDLEAILGHLAVLIADDSQNPPRAITADSPMYAHVRDALPDGFEVETVDHGDGHVSLHARRGEPRVLFNCHLDTVPVGEGWSVPPLELTVRDGRAWGRGSCDIKGAAAALLRVARTTEAPMALLFTSDEEGAGGCCVKNFIGAGGAEGYATAVVCEPTGNRAVLAHRGYLSVKGRFSGVAGHSSEFRALEDSAVHAAGRWMASALARCRAEADAGRPTCFNIGTVSGGIKSNVIADRCDLHWSARLAPGGDNEALFDEVAGLAGAQERAEWQIPFSGPPLPAAGKTTDGARAFADRHGLAITESVDFWTEASLFSAAGLDALVCGPGHIEQAHIVDEWVELDQLDAAYSNYRALVEGAAEGVDP, encoded by the coding sequence ATGACGGTGGGGTACGGGAGTAGCGGTATCGGCAACCGCAGCGATCTCGAAGCGATCCTCGGCCATCTGGCGGTGTTGATCGCCGACGACAGCCAGAACCCGCCGCGCGCGATCACGGCGGATTCGCCGATGTACGCGCACGTTCGTGACGCGCTGCCGGACGGGTTCGAGGTCGAGACCGTGGATCACGGCGACGGTCACGTCAGCCTGCACGCGCGCCGCGGCGAGCCGCGGGTGCTGTTCAACTGCCACCTCGACACGGTGCCGGTCGGCGAAGGCTGGTCGGTGCCTCCGCTCGAGCTCACGGTCCGGGACGGCCGGGCCTGGGGCCGTGGGAGCTGCGACATCAAGGGCGCTGCCGCGGCGCTGCTCCGGGTCGCCCGGACGACCGAAGCGCCGATGGCCCTGCTGTTCACCTCTGACGAAGAAGGGGCGGGCGGTTGCTGCGTCAAGAACTTCATCGGAGCAGGCGGAGCAGAGGGCTATGCGACCGCCGTGGTCTGCGAGCCGACCGGCAACCGGGCCGTGCTGGCCCATCGCGGTTACCTGTCGGTGAAGGGTCGATTCAGCGGCGTTGCCGGACACTCGTCCGAGTTTCGCGCGCTGGAGGACTCGGCGGTCCACGCGGCCGGCCGCTGGATGGCCTCCGCGCTCGCCCGCTGCCGCGCGGAAGCCGACGCGGGCCGCCCGACCTGCTTCAACATCGGCACCGTGTCCGGCGGCATCAAGAGCAACGTGATCGCCGACCGCTGCGACCTGCACTGGTCCGCCCGGCTCGCACCGGGCGGCGACAACGAGGCGCTGTTCGACGAGGTCGCGGGCCTTGCGGGGGCACAGGAACGCGCAGAGTGGCAGATTCCGTTCAGCGGGCCGCCGCTGCCCGCCGCGGGGAAGACCACCGATGGTGCTCGCGCCTTCGCGGACCGCCACGGGCTCGCGATCACCGAGTCCGTCGACTTCTGGACCGAGGCCTCCCTGTTCTCCGCGGCCGGACTCGACGCGCTCGTCTGCGGGCCCGGACACATCGAGCAGGCCCACATCGTCGACGAGTGGGTCGAACTGGACCAGCTCGATGCGGCGTATTCGAACTACCGGGCGCTGGTCGAAGGTGCAGCCGAGGGCGTCGACCCATGA
- a CDS encoding EAL domain-containing protein, with the protein MPRVYRGRPAAVGYTPVFPYPPAHVPDPHPDHPRGALAAMAPRPHTGFWSAANWFSWSIAVLLLVVLLGLTAGLHATLERAETRALDRHLDAIVAQVEADLERAAAEQSAILERMALRLSQRSAPDRAAWIADAQRLMADFPYYYLLAVVDADLRVRWLASRTAARLEEGQPLPVGTGARRRLAAADSGTGTMVLEPLLVGTGQAGLLFMTPIESRAGGANDSVRWLASVLVVPEAVAAALDAYYLDDVVLEGRFAGTRFVVPPGARDVDRSRSFVRSLAVQLDDGQSTFEFDIALRRATRDALATGLPQAVLGLGSLLAVLVSVAALLAMAAARQAQGLEQANRTLNDEIHDRELAEQELEFLLTHDSLTGLPNRQGMLESLSQALQRFTPGRALAVLYLDLDRFKDINETLGHHLGDELLRQLPGRIGDALDPADRLGRLGGDEFLIVAERATGGGVRRLAEGLLGCLNDAFQLDEHQLFVTASIGFALYDGRQSPSELVQNADAALFRAKHLGRNQVAQFTPEMFRAVQQRLVMSRDIRSAIDSGQFQVVYQPIVDLRSLQMRGVEALLRWSQPDGLVIPPRDFIRVAEETGLVHRLSQLAVRQAFQDLAGWCREFGHGPWLAVNISGAQFREPRFVPELQDMLERAGLRPDQVHLEITEDVLIENLARNRAVLDQLDEIGLKLVVDDFGVGYSSMAYIKNFPVSTIKIDQGFVRDLEIDRDDQAITRTICNLSSALRLDTVAEGIEHPAQLEALRSYGCPLGQGYLFLEASGPDAIREILAGHRPWAERTAIAVQ; encoded by the coding sequence ATGCCGCGAGTGTACCGGGGCCGGCCGGCAGCGGTCGGCTATACTCCGGTCTTTCCGTACCCGCCGGCCCATGTCCCCGACCCACATCCCGACCACCCGCGCGGCGCGCTAGCAGCGATGGCGCCCCGGCCGCACACCGGATTCTGGTCTGCCGCGAACTGGTTCTCCTGGTCCATCGCGGTGCTCCTGCTGGTCGTCCTGCTGGGTCTGACCGCCGGCCTCCACGCCACCCTGGAACGGGCCGAGACCCGCGCACTGGATCGGCACCTCGACGCGATCGTCGCGCAGGTCGAGGCCGACCTCGAACGAGCCGCAGCCGAGCAGTCCGCCATTCTCGAGCGCATGGCGCTCCGGTTGTCGCAGCGCAGCGCCCCCGATCGAGCGGCCTGGATCGCCGATGCGCAACGGCTGATGGCCGATTTTCCCTACTACTACCTGCTGGCGGTGGTCGACGCCGATCTGCGAGTTCGCTGGCTGGCGAGTCGGACGGCAGCGCGCCTGGAGGAAGGCCAGCCTCTGCCGGTGGGTACCGGCGCTCGCCGACGGCTGGCCGCGGCCGACTCGGGAACCGGAACGATGGTGCTCGAGCCGCTGCTGGTCGGCACCGGCCAGGCCGGTCTGCTGTTCATGACGCCGATCGAGTCCCGCGCCGGCGGTGCGAACGACTCGGTCCGCTGGCTCGCGTCGGTGCTGGTGGTGCCGGAGGCCGTCGCGGCCGCTCTCGATGCCTACTACCTCGACGACGTCGTTCTCGAGGGCCGCTTCGCCGGCACCCGGTTCGTGGTTCCGCCGGGCGCCCGCGATGTCGATCGATCGCGATCCTTCGTGCGCAGTCTCGCGGTGCAGCTCGACGACGGCCAGAGCACCTTCGAGTTCGACATCGCCCTGCGCCGCGCTACGCGCGATGCGCTGGCCACCGGTCTGCCGCAGGCCGTGCTCGGACTCGGCTCGTTGCTGGCCGTGCTGGTCTCGGTCGCCGCGCTGCTGGCGATGGCCGCCGCGCGCCAGGCGCAGGGCCTGGAGCAGGCCAACCGGACGCTGAACGACGAGATCCACGATCGCGAGCTGGCCGAGCAGGAGCTCGAGTTCCTGCTGACCCATGATTCGCTGACCGGCCTGCCCAATCGGCAGGGCATGCTGGAATCGCTTTCCCAGGCGCTGCAGCGGTTCACGCCCGGCCGCGCACTGGCCGTGCTGTATCTCGATCTGGACCGGTTCAAGGACATCAACGAGACGCTGGGGCATCACCTCGGCGACGAGCTGCTGCGCCAGCTTCCGGGCCGGATCGGGGACGCGCTGGACCCGGCGGACCGGCTCGGTCGCCTCGGTGGAGACGAATTCCTGATCGTCGCCGAGCGGGCCACCGGCGGCGGCGTCCGCCGCCTGGCCGAGGGCCTGCTCGGCTGCCTCAACGACGCCTTCCAGCTCGACGAGCACCAGCTGTTCGTCACCGCGAGCATCGGCTTCGCGCTCTACGACGGTCGGCAGTCGCCGTCGGAGCTGGTGCAGAACGCCGACGCCGCGTTGTTCCGCGCCAAGCATCTCGGTCGGAACCAGGTGGCCCAGTTCACCCCGGAGATGTTCCGGGCCGTGCAGCAGCGCCTGGTCATGAGCCGGGATATCCGCAGCGCGATCGACTCCGGCCAGTTCCAGGTCGTCTACCAGCCGATCGTCGATCTGCGCAGCCTGCAGATGCGGGGTGTGGAAGCCCTGCTTCGCTGGTCCCAGCCCGACGGCCTGGTCATCCCGCCGCGTGACTTCATCCGCGTCGCGGAAGAAACCGGCCTGGTCCACCGACTCAGCCAGCTCGCGGTTCGGCAGGCCTTCCAGGACCTGGCCGGCTGGTGCCGCGAGTTCGGCCACGGACCATGGCTGGCCGTCAACATTTCCGGTGCGCAATTCCGCGAACCCCGGTTCGTGCCGGAGCTCCAGGACATGCTCGAGCGGGCCGGCCTGCGGCCGGACCAGGTCCATCTCGAGATTACCGAGGACGTGCTGATCGAGAACCTGGCGCGAAACCGCGCGGTGCTCGATCAGCTCGACGAGATCGGTCTCAAGCTGGTCGTCGACGATTTCGGGGTCGGCTATTCGTCCATGGCCTACATCAAGAACTTCCCGGTTTCGACGATCAAGATCGACCAGGGATTCGTTCGGGACCTGGAGATCGACCGCGATGACCAGGCGATCACCCGGACCATCTGCAACCTGTCGAGCGCATTGCGCCTGGACACCGTGGCAGAGGGCATCGAGCATCCGGCCCAACTCGAAGCGCTGCGGAGTTACGGCTGTCCGCTCGGCCAGGGCTACCTGTTTCTCGAAGCCTCCGGCCCGGATGCCATCCGCGAGATCCTGGCCGGCCACCGCCCGTGGGCAGAGCGGACAGCGATTGCCGTGCAGTGA